Proteins encoded in a region of the Panicum hallii strain FIL2 chromosome 3, PHallii_v3.1, whole genome shotgun sequence genome:
- the LOC112885433 gene encoding uncharacterized protein LOC112885433, whose amino-acid sequence MGYYLADGIYPPWATLMSSIPAALSNKQNKFNEMQQAFRKDVECSFGVLQAQYAIMKRAARMWDPKDMKFIVDCVIILHNMGIKYERGMETLAIEDYEGASQSSPDPNRDLPDIQQLIAKHQQIQSRAVNVQLKNDLVEHIWNIYGSSND is encoded by the exons ATGGGTTACTATCTTGCAGATGGTATCTACCCCCCATGGGCTACCCTGATGAGTTCTATTCCAGCTGCGTTGAGCAACAAACAGAATAAGTTCAATGAAATGCAGCAGGCATTTAGGAAGGACGTTGAGTGCAGTTTCGGTGTGCTTCAAGCACAATATGCCATCATGAAGCGAGCAGCTAGGATGTGGGATCCGAAAGACATGAAGTTCATTGTTGACTGTGTTATTATTCTGCATAATATGGGAATCAAGTACGAGAGAGGTATGGAGACTTTGGCGATCGAGGATTATGAGGGAGCCTCCCAATCTTCTCCTGATCCAAACAGAGATTTGCCTGACATTCAGCAATTGATCGCTAAGCATCAACAGATTCAGAGTCGTGCGGTCAATGTGCAATTGAAGAATGACCTAGTTGAGCATATATGGAACATATATGGCTCCTCAAAT GATTGA